A window of the Rhizobium brockwellii genome harbors these coding sequences:
- a CDS encoding nucleoside 2-deoxyribosyltransferase, giving the protein MTTIYLAGPEVFLPEAMPTMAEKRRLARQFGFEPTGPGSDENQTPVKRTAAEIYARNDDAMRRAEICLANITPFRGVSADPGTVYEIGFMIALGKAVFAYTNHPDDYGLRVRSIWYAGLDIDETSGRPRGPDGIAIENHGMADNLMIDGGVEATGGKVFRAAALPADPARDLAVYFEALQTIAGMLASFTPPSSRR; this is encoded by the coding sequence ATGACCACCATTTACCTTGCCGGCCCGGAAGTCTTTCTTCCGGAAGCCATGCCCACAATGGCCGAGAAACGCCGATTGGCGCGCCAGTTCGGCTTCGAGCCGACCGGTCCCGGCAGCGACGAAAACCAGACGCCGGTGAAGCGGACGGCCGCAGAGATCTACGCACGCAACGACGACGCCATGCGTCGAGCCGAGATCTGCCTTGCCAACATCACTCCCTTTCGAGGCGTCAGCGCCGATCCGGGTACGGTCTACGAGATTGGCTTTATGATTGCGCTGGGAAAAGCGGTCTTCGCCTATACCAATCACCCCGACGACTATGGTCTGCGTGTTCGCTCGATCTGGTATGCGGGACTCGATATCGATGAGACGAGCGGGCGCCCACGCGGACCGGATGGCATTGCGATCGAAAATCACGGCATGGCCGACAACCTGATGATCGACGGAGGGGTTGAGGCGACGGGAGGCAAGGTGTTTCGTGCGGCCGCACTCCCGGCGGACCCTGCCCGCGACCTTGCGGTTTACTTCGAGGCGCTTCAGACCATCGCCGGCATGCTGGCCTCTTTTACTCCGCCTTCATCGCGTCGATGA
- a CDS encoding alpha/beta hydrolase, whose amino-acid sequence MAALMLLASAAVGRDIGPQSPASREQVEKLVGLWKDHFAGADSLQQRRTAFRTLMETTPGPTRIQVRQVDADGVDAELMWPARLHHPIGQRVILYIHGGGFSSGSIRTHSLLAGSLAKAASSDILLIDYRLMPEYAYPAQINDALTAYRWLLDNGYRSENVIVAGDGAGGNIAIETVLRQMQAAKPLPSAVIALSPITDLAATGGSMTSNAGSDPLVGKDWIETLRKTYLRSRSPTDPQASPLYADMTGFPPLLLQVGSGEVLLDDTLRLADKARQAGVDVTTEVWPGMPHQWQLFPSLLDDADRSSQNIAEFAIRHFADKPQE is encoded by the coding sequence TTGGCTGCGCTGATGCTGCTCGCCTCGGCGGCGGTCGGGCGGGACATTGGGCCGCAAAGCCCGGCCTCGCGCGAACAGGTCGAAAAACTCGTCGGCCTCTGGAAGGATCACTTTGCCGGCGCCGATAGCCTGCAGCAGCGGCGAACGGCCTTCAGGACGCTGATGGAGACGACGCCGGGACCGACGCGCATCCAGGTCCGGCAGGTCGATGCCGACGGCGTCGACGCCGAGCTGATGTGGCCTGCCCGTCTTCATCACCCGATCGGCCAAAGGGTGATCCTCTATATCCATGGCGGCGGCTTTTCCAGCGGCTCCATTCGCACGCATAGCCTGCTTGCCGGCTCGCTCGCCAAGGCCGCATCCAGCGACATTCTTCTCATTGATTATCGGCTGATGCCCGAATATGCCTATCCCGCGCAGATCAACGACGCGCTGACCGCCTATCGCTGGCTTCTCGACAACGGCTATCGGAGCGAGAATGTCATCGTGGCCGGAGACGGCGCCGGCGGCAATATCGCGATCGAGACGGTGCTGAGGCAGATGCAGGCGGCAAAGCCGTTGCCGTCGGCTGTGATTGCGCTCAGCCCCATCACCGATCTTGCCGCGACAGGCGGATCCATGACATCAAACGCCGGAAGCGATCCGCTGGTCGGCAAGGACTGGATCGAGACCTTGCGCAAGACCTATCTCCGCAGCCGGTCTCCGACCGATCCCCAGGCATCGCCGCTTTATGCTGACATGACCGGCTTTCCGCCGCTGTTGTTGCAGGTCGGCTCCGGCGAAGTCCTGCTGGACGATACACTGCGGCTCGCCGACAAGGCGCGCCAGGCGGGCGTGGATGTCACCACCGAGGTATGGCCCGGCATGCCGCATCAGTGGCAGCTGTTTCCCTCGCTGCTCGACGATGCCGATCGGTCGAGCCAGAATATCGCCGAGTTTGCGATCCGGCATTTTGCCGACAAACCGCAGGAATAG
- a CDS encoding carboxymuconolactone decarboxylase family protein: protein MAFIHTPNASASEKTTSMYASAEANYGYLPNMYRAFGHRPEVMESWAALLSSIRGHMSLRRYELVTLAAAKELKSSYCMLAHGSVLLREGFTSDGLTAVVNETDKAPIDAGERAIMAFAAKVARDATSVTQQDIDGLKKHGLSDADVFDVTAAAAARCFFSKMLDALGAAPDHAYIERLEPNVRKALSVGREVERPLAPSPSRAQ from the coding sequence ATGGCTTTCATTCACACCCCCAACGCATCCGCCAGCGAGAAGACGACGTCGATGTATGCGTCGGCCGAGGCGAATTATGGTTATCTGCCGAACATGTATCGGGCCTTCGGCCATCGGCCTGAAGTGATGGAGAGTTGGGCGGCGCTGCTTTCGAGCATTCGCGGCCATATGAGCTTGCGGCGCTACGAACTGGTGACGCTGGCAGCGGCCAAGGAGCTCAAATCCTCCTATTGCATGCTGGCGCACGGCTCAGTGCTGCTGCGCGAGGGTTTCACCAGCGACGGGCTGACGGCTGTTGTCAACGAGACGGACAAGGCGCCGATCGATGCCGGCGAACGCGCGATCATGGCCTTTGCCGCCAAGGTGGCGCGCGATGCGACGTCGGTGACCCAGCAGGACATAGACGGGCTGAAGAAACACGGGCTGAGCGATGCCGATGTCTTCGACGTCACGGCTGCGGCAGCGGCCCGGTGTTTCTTCTCGAAAATGCTGGATGCGCTGGGTGCTGCACCCGACCACGCCTATATAGAGCGGCTGGAGCCGAATGTGCGAAAGGCGCTCAGCGTCGGCCGAGAGGTCGAGCGGCCTCTGGCGCCGTCACCGTCTCGCGCGCAATGA
- a CDS encoding sensor histidine kinase: MMSHSFESILESLPQGIVLLDPAGMVTAFNSRSLDILGLPHGAIRKGMNIDGLPGAADCRSVASRRSTTGGPPTSQFALSDGGMVSLTCAPSRDGGWILSYEDISTLIRVEDSLTEQHRRFDAALSNMPHGLCMFDSTKNLILCNASYARMYNLPDLLTQPGTPLVDILAYRSREGNGPADTTTYFDVVFEATTRGAPASQNIVLADGRVIKITHNPMQNGGYVATHEDVTKTVRLAEELRRHHDQLEATVQSRTAEVERQARELERMLAQERNINELQRQFVAMASHEFRTPLAIIDAAAQRLLRKKGAVEPEFLSDKVDQIRASVTRIVDLMESILSAGRLDTGKIDISYDACALRSLIKTCCERQSTISKSHSFVLDIDGLPEFIDADPRSLAQVFTNLLSNAVKYAPGTSEIRVTAWAETGNVKVSISDDGVGIDAEDVPRLFQRYFRARTSTGIAGTGIGLNLVKQIIELHNGSIEVRSARGCGSTFTVTLPIKRNGDVSAVNSAA, translated from the coding sequence ATGATGTCACACTCGTTTGAATCCATTCTGGAGAGCCTGCCTCAGGGCATCGTTCTGCTTGATCCTGCCGGTATGGTGACGGCTTTCAATTCACGCTCGCTTGATATTCTCGGCCTTCCGCACGGCGCTATCCGCAAAGGCATGAATATCGACGGATTGCCGGGCGCTGCAGACTGCCGTTCAGTGGCATCCCGGCGGTCGACGACCGGTGGACCGCCGACGTCTCAGTTTGCCCTTTCCGACGGCGGCATGGTCTCACTGACCTGCGCCCCATCGCGGGATGGAGGCTGGATCCTCAGTTACGAAGACATCTCGACTCTCATTCGTGTCGAAGACAGCCTGACCGAACAACATCGCCGGTTCGACGCAGCGCTCAGCAACATGCCGCATGGGCTGTGCATGTTCGATTCGACCAAGAACCTGATATTGTGCAACGCCTCCTACGCGCGGATGTACAATCTGCCGGACCTGCTAACGCAACCGGGGACACCACTTGTGGATATCCTGGCCTATCGCAGCCGGGAGGGAAACGGCCCGGCCGATACCACGACCTATTTTGATGTGGTCTTCGAAGCGACAACCCGCGGTGCGCCGGCCAGCCAAAACATCGTCCTGGCCGATGGGCGCGTTATCAAGATCACCCACAATCCGATGCAAAACGGTGGATACGTGGCCACCCATGAGGACGTGACCAAGACCGTTCGACTTGCGGAAGAGCTGCGCCGGCATCACGATCAGCTCGAAGCGACAGTGCAGAGCCGCACGGCGGAAGTCGAGCGGCAGGCGCGGGAACTCGAGCGCATGCTGGCGCAGGAGCGGAACATCAACGAACTGCAACGGCAATTCGTGGCGATGGCATCGCATGAATTCAGGACCCCGCTTGCAATCATCGACGCTGCTGCCCAGCGGCTGTTGCGAAAAAAGGGGGCGGTCGAGCCCGAATTTCTCAGTGACAAGGTCGATCAAATCCGCGCATCGGTGACCCGGATTGTCGATCTCATGGAGAGCATCCTGTCAGCCGGACGCCTTGATACCGGCAAGATCGACATCAGCTACGACGCATGCGCATTGAGATCATTGATAAAAACCTGTTGCGAGCGGCAGTCGACGATCTCAAAATCGCACAGCTTTGTGTTGGATATCGATGGACTGCCGGAGTTCATAGATGCCGATCCCCGTAGTTTGGCACAGGTCTTTACCAACCTGCTTTCCAATGCCGTCAAGTACGCGCCCGGAACCTCAGAAATTCGCGTCACCGCATGGGCAGAGACGGGAAACGTCAAAGTTTCGATCAGCGATGATGGCGTGGGGATCGATGCCGAAGACGTGCCCCGGCTGTTCCAGCGCTATTTTCGGGCCCGGACGTCGACCGGGATTGCTGGCACGGGTATCGGCCTCAATCTGGTGAAGCAGATCATCGAATTGCACAACGGCTCGATAGAGGTCCGAAGTGCAAGAGGATGCGGATCGACATTCACCGTAACTCTTCCAATCAAGAGAAACGGCGACGTTTCCGCGGTCAATAGCGCTGCCTGA
- a CDS encoding LacI family DNA-binding transcriptional regulator — protein sequence MTKARVTVIDIAKAAGVSKSTVSLVLQGSSLVNEGTRTKVNAVMRELGYVYNRGAANLRQAGAKSRIIGVVVNDLTNSFFAELAVGVDMVVQSAGFVQFLSNTSESIDRQREVVASMREHGISGLIVSPARATDAADFKPLVAAGIPVVVVVRNLPGAKVSSVVSDNRAGMMSAVKHLADLGHKRIAFLGGFPDTAVFDDRLAGYRSGMEAAGLDYHQELVISSAPSRAGGVEAIGKAIVLADKPSAAVCFNDAVAFGVCDGLRARRLEPGSDFAVVGFDDVIEAQAAVPALTTVSVDPQGIGRRGAQLLLKQINAGKAEAETVTTAVRLVVRESCGARKSVKIETGL from the coding sequence ATGACAAAGGCGCGGGTAACCGTCATCGACATTGCGAAGGCCGCCGGCGTCTCGAAATCGACGGTTTCGCTGGTGCTTCAGGGCTCTTCCCTGGTCAATGAGGGGACGCGCACCAAGGTCAACGCCGTGATGCGTGAGCTGGGCTACGTCTACAATCGCGGCGCAGCCAATCTCCGGCAGGCCGGCGCCAAATCGAGGATCATCGGGGTCGTCGTCAACGACCTGACGAACAGCTTCTTCGCGGAACTGGCGGTTGGCGTCGATATGGTCGTTCAGTCGGCCGGATTTGTGCAGTTCCTGTCGAACACCAGCGAGAGCATCGACAGGCAGCGCGAAGTTGTCGCATCGATGCGGGAACATGGCATTTCGGGGCTCATCGTGTCGCCGGCGCGCGCCACCGATGCCGCAGATTTCAAACCACTCGTCGCCGCAGGGATTCCGGTGGTGGTCGTCGTCAGAAACCTGCCTGGCGCCAAAGTCTCGTCCGTCGTCTCCGACAACCGGGCTGGCATGATGTCTGCAGTCAAGCACTTGGCGGACCTTGGTCACAAGCGCATCGCTTTTCTCGGCGGCTTTCCCGACACCGCTGTCTTCGACGACCGCCTTGCCGGTTACCGAAGCGGCATGGAGGCAGCCGGTCTCGACTATCACCAAGAACTTGTCATCTCGTCGGCGCCTTCGCGAGCCGGCGGGGTAGAGGCGATCGGAAAAGCAATCGTTCTTGCCGACAAACCCTCAGCAGCCGTCTGCTTCAACGATGCCGTAGCCTTCGGTGTTTGCGACGGATTGCGTGCGCGCCGTCTGGAACCCGGCTCCGACTTCGCGGTCGTGGGTTTCGACGACGTCATCGAGGCTCAGGCGGCGGTTCCGGCGCTGACGACCGTCTCGGTCGATCCGCAGGGCATCGGGCGCCGCGGCGCCCAACTGCTTCTCAAGCAGATTAATGCGGGCAAGGCCGAGGCGGAGACGGTGACGACAGCTGTTCGGCTGGTTGTTCGCGAGAGCTGCGGAGCCCGCAAGAGCGTGAAAATTGAAACAGGACTCTGA
- a CDS encoding acyl CoA:acetate/3-ketoacid CoA transferase: MKKHLTPTEAAALIPDGAVVTVSSSSGLGCPDLMLKAIGERFDATGHPRDITTLHPIAAGDMSGIKGVDHIAKKGLLARIIGGSYPSGPSSSEPPLIWQMITNNEIPAYNIPSGILFDIHREAAAKRPGVLTKIGIDTFVDPERQGCAMNGLASENPVVKRVRFEGDDWLFFPSIVPEVAIIRATTADERGNLTYEHEGAYLGGLDQALAARNNGGIVIAQVKRITKEGSLKPHDVRVPGMLVDYVVIDPEQKQTTQTQYDPAISGEIFRPLDSFSVPEFNVQKVIARRVAQELQAGSCVNLGFGISANVPRILLEEGLHGAVTWVIEQGAVGGVPLLDFAFGCASNADAYMPSPYQFTYFQGAGFDASLLSFLEIGKDGSVNVSKLSFRPHVTAGAGGFVDITARAKKIVFSGMFNAGAKLSIADGALLIDKEGKLKKLVKEVEHVTFSGRRAIEQGQEITYVTERCVMKLTPDGVVLTEIAPGVDLQAHILDQSEFPLMVAPDLKVMDAALFAEANIGLSLPEKKARTLEGSFNG, translated from the coding sequence ATGAAGAAGCATCTCACCCCGACCGAAGCAGCCGCGCTGATCCCGGATGGCGCTGTTGTAACGGTATCGTCCTCGAGCGGTCTCGGTTGCCCGGACCTCATGCTGAAGGCGATTGGCGAACGTTTCGACGCGACCGGCCATCCCCGTGATATCACGACCCTTCATCCCATCGCCGCCGGCGACATGAGCGGCATCAAAGGCGTCGACCATATCGCCAAGAAGGGCCTGCTCGCGCGCATCATCGGTGGCTCCTATCCGTCCGGCCCGTCGTCATCCGAGCCGCCGCTGATCTGGCAAATGATCACCAACAACGAAATCCCCGCTTACAACATTCCATCGGGTATCCTCTTCGACATCCATCGCGAGGCCGCCGCGAAGCGGCCGGGCGTCCTGACCAAGATCGGCATCGATACATTCGTCGATCCCGAGCGGCAGGGTTGCGCGATGAACGGCCTGGCGTCGGAAAATCCGGTGGTCAAGCGCGTGCGCTTCGAGGGCGACGACTGGCTGTTCTTTCCCTCGATCGTCCCGGAGGTCGCCATCATCCGCGCTACCACCGCCGACGAGCGCGGCAACCTGACATACGAACATGAAGGCGCCTATCTCGGCGGCCTCGATCAGGCGCTGGCCGCACGCAACAACGGCGGCATCGTCATCGCCCAGGTCAAGCGGATCACCAAGGAAGGCTCGCTGAAGCCCCACGACGTTCGGGTTCCTGGAATGCTGGTCGACTATGTGGTCATCGATCCGGAGCAGAAGCAGACGACGCAGACGCAATATGATCCGGCGATTTCCGGGGAGATCTTCCGTCCGCTCGATAGCTTCAGCGTTCCGGAGTTCAATGTTCAGAAAGTCATCGCGCGCCGTGTTGCGCAGGAACTTCAGGCTGGAAGCTGCGTCAATCTCGGTTTCGGCATATCGGCCAACGTGCCGCGAATTCTGCTGGAGGAAGGGCTCCATGGCGCGGTCACCTGGGTCATCGAGCAAGGCGCGGTCGGTGGCGTGCCGCTGCTCGACTTCGCCTTTGGCTGCGCCTCCAATGCCGACGCCTACATGCCGTCCCCCTATCAGTTCACCTACTTCCAGGGTGCAGGCTTCGATGCATCGCTGCTGTCCTTTCTCGAGATCGGCAAAGACGGTTCGGTCAACGTCTCCAAGCTCTCCTTCCGGCCGCATGTGACGGCGGGCGCCGGAGGCTTCGTCGACATCACGGCGCGGGCGAAGAAGATCGTCTTCTCCGGCATGTTCAATGCCGGAGCGAAGCTTTCGATTGCCGATGGAGCTCTTCTCATCGACAAGGAAGGCAAGTTGAAGAAACTCGTGAAGGAGGTCGAACACGTCACTTTCAGCGGCAGGCGCGCGATCGAGCAGGGGCAGGAGATCACCTATGTCACCGAGCGGTGCGTGATGAAACTGACGCCCGATGGCGTCGTCCTCACCGAGATTGCGCCCGGCGTCGATCTCCAAGCCCACATCCTCGATCAGTCGGAGTTTCCGCTGATGGTGGCGCCCGACCTGAAGGTCATGGACGCGGCGCTCTTCGCGGAGGCAAACATCGGCCTGTCGCTTCCAGAAAAGAAGGCGCGGACGCTGGAGGGCAGCTTCAATGGCTAG
- a CDS encoding enoyl-CoA hydratase/isomerase family protein: MASGTVRIDVDGHVATLTISRPEKLNALDLDMLKALADAADEVEANANVRAAILTGEGKGFSAGGDIKAWGGMLPQEFGHLWVRHGHRIFERLATLRVPLIAALNGHALGGGLELAGVADIRLAEEQIKIGLPETGLGMVPGWSGTQRLVRRFSAQAVRRMALGGEIFTAEEARLLGIVDAVVPTGNALAAAREYAQRIAARGPAATEIAKLMIASANGEDNGTAVEALGSILAAKTGDLKEGVASFSEKRPATFKGEW, translated from the coding sequence ATGGCTAGCGGAACAGTCAGAATTGACGTCGATGGACATGTTGCGACGCTGACGATTTCTCGTCCGGAGAAGCTGAACGCGCTCGACCTCGATATGCTCAAGGCGTTGGCGGATGCGGCCGACGAGGTGGAGGCCAACGCCAATGTGCGCGCTGCCATTCTCACGGGCGAAGGAAAGGGCTTTTCCGCCGGAGGCGATATCAAGGCCTGGGGCGGAATGTTGCCTCAGGAGTTCGGTCATCTCTGGGTTCGCCACGGCCACCGTATCTTCGAAAGACTGGCGACGCTCAGGGTGCCGCTGATCGCGGCTCTGAACGGCCATGCCCTCGGAGGAGGACTTGAACTTGCAGGCGTCGCGGACATTCGCCTCGCCGAGGAACAGATCAAGATCGGCCTGCCGGAGACCGGCCTTGGAATGGTGCCGGGCTGGTCCGGGACCCAGCGTCTTGTGCGCCGGTTCAGTGCGCAGGCCGTCCGGCGTATGGCTTTGGGCGGCGAGATATTCACCGCCGAGGAGGCACGCCTGCTCGGGATCGTAGACGCGGTCGTTCCCACAGGAAACGCGCTCGCCGCCGCCCGGGAATATGCGCAGCGGATCGCCGCAAGGGGGCCGGCTGCGACCGAGATCGCGAAGTTGATGATCGCATCGGCGAACGGCGAAGACAATGGAACCGCGGTCGAAGCCCTGGGCTCGATCCTCGCTGCGAAGACCGGCGATCTGAAGGAGGGCGTCGCATCATTCAGCGAGAAGCGCCCGGCAACGTTCAAGGGAGAATGGTAA
- a CDS encoding aldehyde dehydrogenase family protein, giving the protein MTVLVNPTALNDHKARDFKMLIDGRWEAGASDPIERVAPSHGVVVSRFPTGSRKDAERAISAARKAFDLGPWPRMTASERSAILLKAADLIAARAEELAFLDAIEAGKPITQVRGEIAGSVDIWRYAAALARDLHGESYNTLGDGTLGVVLREAIGVVSIITPWNFPFLIVGQKLPFALAAGCTTVVKPSELTSGSTLVLGEILQQAGIPDGVVNIVTGTGPEVGAIMTSHPDVDMVSFTGSTGVGKLTMSNAAQTLKKVSLELGGKNPQIVFPDADLGAFIDAAVFGAYFNAGECCNAGSRLILHKSIASDVVKRIAELSKAVKVGDPLDPSTQVGAIITPQHLEKISGYVAGARSSGARVAHGGETLDLGMGQFMSPTILEEVTPDMAMAREEVFGPVLSVLTFETSAEAIRIANSIDYGLSAGVWSRDFDTCLTIGRSVRAGTVWMNTFMDGASELPFGGYKQSGLGRELGRHAVEDYTETKTLNMHIGKRTSWWMPQTEKPA; this is encoded by the coding sequence ATGACGGTTCTCGTCAACCCCACCGCGCTCAACGACCACAAAGCGCGTGATTTCAAGATGCTCATCGACGGCAGATGGGAGGCTGGTGCCTCCGATCCGATCGAGCGTGTCGCGCCGAGCCATGGTGTCGTGGTCAGCCGGTTTCCGACCGGCAGCAGGAAGGACGCCGAGCGTGCGATTTCCGCGGCACGCAAGGCTTTCGATCTTGGGCCGTGGCCCCGAATGACCGCTTCCGAACGTTCCGCCATCCTGCTCAAGGCGGCCGATCTGATCGCAGCGCGCGCAGAGGAGCTGGCATTTCTCGATGCTATCGAGGCAGGAAAGCCGATCACGCAGGTGCGGGGAGAAATTGCAGGCTCCGTTGACATATGGCGTTACGCGGCGGCACTTGCCCGCGACCTTCACGGTGAAAGCTACAACACGCTCGGCGACGGCACGCTCGGCGTCGTCTTGCGCGAAGCGATCGGCGTGGTGTCGATCATCACGCCTTGGAACTTTCCGTTCCTGATCGTCGGCCAGAAGCTGCCATTCGCCTTGGCCGCTGGCTGCACGACCGTCGTCAAGCCCTCGGAACTGACCTCGGGATCGACGCTGGTGCTGGGAGAGATCCTGCAGCAGGCTGGCATTCCGGATGGTGTCGTCAACATTGTCACCGGCACGGGACCAGAGGTCGGTGCGATCATGACCTCCCATCCCGACGTCGACATGGTGTCCTTCACCGGCTCGACCGGCGTGGGAAAGCTGACCATGTCGAATGCCGCACAGACGCTGAAGAAGGTCTCGCTGGAATTGGGTGGGAAGAACCCGCAGATCGTGTTTCCGGATGCCGATCTCGGTGCCTTCATCGATGCCGCGGTCTTCGGCGCATACTTCAATGCCGGCGAGTGCTGCAATGCCGGTTCGCGGCTGATCCTTCACAAATCAATCGCTTCCGATGTCGTCAAGCGGATTGCCGAATTGTCGAAGGCAGTGAAGGTCGGTGACCCGCTCGATCCCTCGACGCAGGTCGGCGCCATCATCACGCCACAGCATCTGGAGAAAATATCAGGATACGTTGCCGGCGCGAGGAGCAGCGGTGCCCGGGTCGCGCATGGCGGCGAGACGCTCGACCTCGGCATGGGGCAGTTCATGTCGCCGACGATCCTCGAAGAGGTCACCCCTGATATGGCCATGGCGCGCGAGGAAGTCTTTGGCCCGGTGCTTTCGGTCCTGACATTCGAGACATCAGCAGAAGCCATCAGGATTGCGAATTCCATCGACTACGGCCTGTCGGCCGGTGTCTGGAGCCGCGATTTCGACACGTGCCTGACGATCGGCCGATCGGTGCGGGCGGGCACGGTCTGGATGAACACCTTCATGGACGGCGCCTCGGAACTTCCCTTTGGCGGCTACAAGCAAAGCGGCCTCGGCCGCGAACTCGGCCGCCATGCGGTCGAAGATTACACGGAGACCAAGACGCTGAACATGCATATCGGCAAACGCACCAGCTGGTGGATGCCGCAGACGGAAAAGCCGGCTTAG
- a CDS encoding ABC transporter substrate-binding protein, with protein sequence MNKFLTTTAMIALALAGAGVSAHAADVKEVQMLHWWTSGGEAAALNVLKQDLSKEGFAWKDVPVAGGGGDAAMTALKAMVAAGTYPTASQMLGYTVLDYAQAGVMGDLTETAKKEGWDKSVPAALQKFSVYDGKWVAAPVNVHSVNWLWINKAVMDKIGGTQPKTFDELIALLDKAKAAGVIPLALGGQNWQEATMFDSIVLSTGGPEFYKKAFNDLDEESLKSDTMKKSFDNLATIIKYVDPNFSGRDWNLATAMVIKGDALVQVMGDWAKGEFVAAKKTPDTDFLCYRFPGTDGSVVYNSDMFGMFNVPDDRKAAQVALATATLSKSFQSAFNVVKGSVPARTDVPDTDFDACGKKGIADLKAANEGGTLFGSLAQGYGAPPAIANAYKDVVSKFVHGQIKTSDEAVKQLVQAIDDAR encoded by the coding sequence ATGAACAAGTTTTTGACCACGACCGCAATGATCGCGTTGGCTCTGGCCGGCGCTGGCGTGTCCGCCCACGCCGCCGACGTCAAGGAAGTGCAGATGCTGCACTGGTGGACGTCGGGCGGTGAGGCAGCGGCGCTGAACGTCTTGAAGCAGGATCTTTCCAAGGAAGGTTTTGCCTGGAAGGACGTTCCGGTTGCCGGCGGTGGCGGCGATGCGGCGATGACGGCGCTGAAGGCGATGGTTGCGGCCGGCACCTATCCGACAGCCTCGCAGATGCTGGGCTATACCGTGCTCGACTATGCCCAGGCCGGTGTCATGGGCGATCTGACCGAGACGGCGAAGAAGGAAGGCTGGGACAAGTCGGTTCCGGCAGCCCTGCAGAAGTTCTCGGTCTATGACGGCAAGTGGGTCGCAGCCCCGGTCAATGTTCACTCGGTCAACTGGCTGTGGATCAACAAGGCGGTGATGGACAAGATCGGCGGCACCCAGCCGAAGACCTTCGACGAGCTGATCGCGCTGCTCGACAAGGCCAAGGCCGCCGGCGTCATCCCGCTGGCTCTCGGCGGCCAGAACTGGCAGGAAGCGACGATGTTCGATTCCATCGTGCTGTCGACCGGCGGTCCGGAGTTCTACAAGAAGGCCTTCAACGACCTCGACGAGGAATCGCTGAAGTCCGACACGATGAAGAAGTCGTTCGATAACCTGGCCACGATCATCAAATATGTCGACCCGAACTTCTCGGGCCGCGACTGGAACCTGGCAACCGCCATGGTCATCAAGGGTGATGCGCTGGTGCAGGTGATGGGCGACTGGGCCAAGGGCGAATTCGTCGCCGCCAAGAAGACGCCGGACACCGACTTCCTGTGCTACCGCTTCCCCGGAACCGACGGCAGCGTGGTCTACAACTCCGACATGTTCGGCATGTTCAACGTTCCCGATGACCGCAAGGCGGCCCAGGTGGCGCTGGCAACCGCAACGCTGTCGAAGAGCTTCCAGTCGGCCTTCAACGTCGTCAAGGGATCGGTGCCGGCTCGCACCGACGTTCCCGATACCGACTTCGACGCCTGCGGCAAGAAGGGCATCGCCGACCTGAAGGCTGCCAACGAAGGCGGCACGCTGTTCGGCTCGCTGGCGCAAGGCTACGGCGCCCCGCCGGCCATCGCCAATGCCTACAAGGATGTCGTCTCGAAGTTCGTCCACGGCCAGATCAAGACCTCCGACGAAGCCGTCAAGCAGCTCGTCCAGGCGATCGACGACGCCCGCTGA